A genomic stretch from Arthrobacter sp. KBS0702 includes:
- a CDS encoding glycosyltransferase encodes MQPKVAVAAVTFDRHEELALLLKGLAEQTAPIHSIALVDSGTAPATDVVESQGADNINYLRSEANLGGAGGFAYAILAAMASGAEWIWMMDDDGHPEDASCLAELLKTAEEHQLDIVSPLVAATADPNRLSFNFRINGLLTNDRSRLAPMGYLPDMVHFFNGALIRTEVFYKIGIPDVKFFIRGDEVDFLSRVKKAGLKYGTLATVAVQHPATWTEMKPVFGGFITPVIPEGEFKRYCYFRNRGYLTRKYRNLRWFGADVIGFPYYFLKTGDLKGLAHWFRAYSTGFRGKGFGSPAQLMSTNS; translated from the coding sequence ATGCAGCCCAAAGTCGCCGTCGCGGCCGTAACCTTTGACCGCCACGAGGAACTTGCCTTGCTCCTGAAGGGCCTGGCCGAACAGACCGCCCCGATCCACTCGATCGCGCTCGTCGACTCCGGCACAGCGCCGGCCACCGACGTTGTCGAGTCGCAGGGAGCGGACAACATCAACTACCTGCGCTCTGAAGCGAACCTCGGCGGCGCCGGCGGCTTTGCCTATGCGATCCTGGCCGCCATGGCCAGCGGCGCCGAGTGGATCTGGATGATGGACGACGACGGCCACCCCGAGGACGCCAGCTGCCTCGCCGAGCTGCTCAAGACCGCCGAGGAGCACCAGCTCGACATTGTGAGCCCGCTGGTCGCCGCCACGGCCGACCCCAACCGGCTCTCCTTCAACTTCCGGATCAACGGGCTGCTGACCAACGACCGCTCGCGGCTGGCGCCGATGGGCTACCTGCCGGACATGGTCCACTTCTTCAACGGCGCGCTGATCCGGACCGAGGTCTTCTACAAGATCGGCATTCCGGATGTGAAGTTCTTCATCCGGGGCGACGAAGTCGACTTCCTCTCCCGGGTGAAAAAGGCCGGCCTGAAGTACGGCACGCTCGCCACCGTGGCAGTGCAGCACCCCGCCACCTGGACGGAAATGAAGCCGGTCTTTGGCGGCTTCATCACCCCCGTCATTCCGGAGGGCGAGTTCAAGCGCTACTGCTACTTCCGCAACCGGGGCTACCTTACCCGCAAGTACCGCAACCTGCGCTGGTTCGGTGCGGACGTCATCGGCTTCCCGTACTACTTCCTGAAAACCGGCGACCTCAAAGGCCTCGCGCACTGGTTCCGCGCCTACTCCACCGGTTTCCGCGGCAAGGGCTTCGGCTCTCCCGCACAACTGATGTCCACCAACAGCTAG
- a CDS encoding L-threonylcarbamoyladenylate synthase, which produces MTTSYDCADADQRAAGLEHAQRAIRAHKCVVLPTDTVYGIAADAFSPQAVTLLLAAKGRGRSMPPPVLIPRLNALDGLATDVPAEARRLAEAFWPGGLTLILHAQPSLDWDLGETKGTVALRLPADDIAQDLLTLTGPLAVSSANRTGQSAAQSAAEAEAQLAESVEVYLEGGHRPVEGDGAEPSTIIDATSLPLRVVRQGAISLERLREVVPGVLGAGEEAPAEDDSADSAPDDSQRN; this is translated from the coding sequence GTGACGACCAGCTACGATTGCGCCGACGCGGACCAGCGCGCCGCAGGACTCGAACACGCCCAACGGGCCATCAGGGCACACAAATGCGTGGTGCTCCCCACCGACACCGTGTACGGAATCGCCGCGGATGCCTTCTCACCGCAGGCCGTGACGTTGCTGCTCGCCGCCAAGGGTCGCGGCCGGTCGATGCCGCCGCCGGTGCTCATCCCGCGGCTGAACGCCCTCGACGGCCTCGCCACCGATGTCCCGGCCGAGGCCCGGCGCCTTGCCGAGGCGTTCTGGCCCGGGGGGCTGACGCTGATCCTGCACGCCCAGCCCTCGCTGGACTGGGACCTCGGCGAGACCAAGGGCACCGTCGCCCTCCGGCTCCCGGCCGACGACATCGCCCAGGACCTGCTCACGCTCACCGGACCGCTGGCGGTTTCATCCGCCAACCGCACCGGCCAGTCCGCCGCGCAGAGCGCCGCCGAAGCCGAAGCGCAGCTGGCGGAGTCGGTGGAGGTCTACCTTGAAGGCGGCCACCGGCCGGTCGAGGGGGACGGCGCCGAGCCCTCCACCATCATCGACGCGACCTCCCTGCCGCTGCGCGTGGTCCGCCAGGGCGCCATCAGCCTGGAGCGCCTGCGCGAAGTGGTGCCGGGCGTGCTCGGCGCCGGCGAAGAGGCTCCGGCCGAGGACGACAGCGCCGACTCGGCCCCCGACGATTCCCAAAGGAACTGA
- the prmC gene encoding peptide chain release factor N(5)-glutamine methyltransferase, with product MIPDPAPRLADAVREATAVLAAAGVPSPKVDAELLACHLLGVGPGRVRAMVLGDTPAPAGYAELVAERARRIPLQHITGVAHFRYLELAVGPGVFIPRPETESVVQLVIDWLRDAAPSTHPKVVDLGTGSGAIAGSIAHEVPGAEVHAVEFSEFAHAWAAKNLLPLGVRLVRGDLRDALPEHNGTFDVVVSNPPYIPAEAVPNEPEVALHDPPEALYGGGADGMELPAAAAASAARLLVPGGYFVMEHAEVQASWIAAMLERSGLWSGVTTHLDLNGRERATSAVRRPAPTRSDERMSQ from the coding sequence ATGATTCCTGATCCTGCGCCGCGCCTCGCGGACGCCGTCCGCGAGGCCACGGCCGTACTCGCCGCCGCCGGCGTGCCCAGCCCAAAGGTCGACGCCGAACTGCTCGCCTGCCACCTGCTCGGCGTCGGTCCGGGCCGGGTCCGGGCCATGGTGCTCGGCGACACGCCGGCGCCCGCCGGCTATGCCGAGCTGGTGGCCGAGCGCGCGCGACGGATCCCGCTGCAGCACATCACCGGCGTGGCGCACTTCCGCTACCTCGAGCTCGCGGTGGGCCCCGGCGTGTTTATCCCGCGGCCGGAAACCGAGTCCGTGGTCCAGCTCGTGATCGACTGGCTCAGGGACGCGGCACCGTCGACGCACCCCAAAGTGGTGGACCTGGGCACCGGCTCGGGGGCGATCGCCGGCTCGATCGCGCACGAGGTTCCCGGCGCCGAGGTCCACGCCGTGGAATTCAGCGAGTTCGCGCACGCCTGGGCAGCGAAGAACCTGCTGCCGCTGGGCGTCCGGCTGGTGCGCGGCGACCTCCGGGACGCACTGCCGGAACACAACGGAACGTTCGACGTCGTCGTCTCCAACCCGCCGTACATCCCCGCCGAAGCGGTCCCCAACGAGCCCGAAGTGGCGCTGCACGACCCGCCCGAGGCGCTGTACGGCGGGGGAGCGGACGGAATGGAGCTCCCAGCGGCGGCAGCGGCGTCCGCGGCGCGGCTACTGGTCCCCGGCGGCTACTTTGTGATGGAACACGCCGAGGTCCAGGCAAGCTGGATTGCCGCGATGCTGGAGCGTTCCGGCCTCTGGTCCGGGGTTACGACACATCTGGATCTCAACGGCCGCGAACGCGCCACCAGCGCCGTGCGCAGACCGGCTCCCACCCGCAGTGATGAAAGGATGTCCCAGTGA
- the prfA gene encoding peptide chain release factor 1, with translation MFESVQGLLDEHDSIQAQLGDPAVYADQKLARKLGRRSAQLNGIVEAYHRWEGIRDDLAAAKEMADEDPEFAAEVPELEAALDTAAAKLRRLLIPRDPDDARNVILEVKGGEGGDEAALFAADLLRMYTRYAESRGWKTELISATESDLGGYKDVQMAVKGNSNDPAEGVYARLKFEGGVHRVQRVPVTESQGRIHTSAAGVLVLPEVDEPEELEINQNDLKIDVYRSSGPGGQSVNTTDSAVRITHLPTGIVVAMQNEKSQLQNREAGMRVLRARILAHQQEQIDAENSAQRKSQIRTMDRSERIRTYNYPENRIADHRTGYKAYNLDQVMNGDLEPVIQSAIEMDEQARLDAIGD, from the coding sequence ATGTTTGAGTCCGTACAGGGCCTGTTGGATGAACACGACTCCATTCAGGCGCAGCTTGGGGATCCTGCTGTCTATGCTGACCAGAAGCTGGCCCGGAAGCTGGGGCGGCGATCGGCGCAGTTGAACGGCATTGTGGAGGCCTACCACCGCTGGGAAGGCATCCGCGACGACCTGGCGGCGGCCAAGGAAATGGCGGACGAGGATCCGGAATTCGCCGCCGAGGTGCCCGAGCTTGAGGCGGCCCTGGACACGGCGGCGGCCAAGCTGCGCCGGCTGCTGATCCCGCGCGACCCGGACGACGCCCGCAACGTGATCCTTGAGGTCAAGGGCGGCGAAGGCGGCGACGAGGCTGCCCTGTTCGCCGCGGACCTGCTGCGGATGTACACCCGGTACGCGGAATCCCGCGGCTGGAAGACCGAACTCATCTCCGCTACCGAATCGGATCTCGGCGGCTACAAGGACGTCCAGATGGCCGTCAAGGGCAACTCCAACGACCCGGCCGAAGGCGTCTACGCGCGGCTCAAGTTCGAAGGCGGCGTGCACCGGGTCCAGCGCGTTCCCGTAACCGAGTCGCAGGGCCGCATCCACACCTCCGCGGCCGGCGTGCTGGTGCTGCCCGAAGTGGACGAGCCCGAGGAACTCGAGATCAACCAGAACGACCTCAAGATCGACGTCTACCGCTCCTCAGGCCCCGGCGGCCAGTCCGTGAACACCACCGACTCGGCCGTGCGCATCACCCACCTTCCCACCGGGATCGTGGTGGCGATGCAGAACGAGAAGTCCCAGCTGCAGAACCGCGAGGCCGGCATGCGCGTGCTGCGTGCCCGCATCCTGGCCCACCAGCAGGAGCAGATCGACGCCGAGAACTCGGCCCAGCGTAAGTCGCAGATCCGCACCATGGACCGCTCCGAGCGCATCCGCACCTACAACTACCCGGAAAACCGAATCGCCGACCACCGCACCGGCTACAAGGCGTACAACCTGGACCAGGTCATGAACGGCGACCTCGAACCGGTCATCCAGTCCGCCATCGAGATGGACGAACAGGCCCGCCTCGACGCCATCGGCGACTAG
- the rho gene encoding transcription termination factor Rho → MTETTELSSAVETSSSAAATAAPAKSSGLAGLKLAQLQALASQLGISGGSRMRKGDLVTAISAHRAGTPVSKAPARAAEKASDNGSVAHAAAPAAAPATAASEAPAQENPRARTRGRSRRAGSDGVVTTPAAEAPAATPVEAPSAVAPAQAPAEQGSEGSDRTRQPRTRNRRRGEAAQTEAPAVAAGEAPAEQAAVEQRQAEQRTEQRQSEQRQSEQGSDDGQRRENTRGRDTSRDNAPGNRDNNRDNGRDNARDSDDNDGGSRRNRRNRRDRNDRNDRSGGQDNRDNSSRNDRFRDRNERRRGRSQGPDVDDVEVTEDDVLLPVAGILDVLENYAFIRTSGYLPGPNDVYVSLAQVKKYNLRKGDAVVGAIRAPREGESQQSNQQQSARQKFNALVRVTSVNGKTPEELKDRVEFAKLVPLYPSERLRLETDPKKIGPRVIDLVAPIGKGQRGLIVSPPKAGKTLILQSIANAITTNNPEVHLMMVLVDERPEEVTDMQRTVKGEVIASTFDRPADDHTTVAELSIERAKRLVEMGMDVVVLLDSMTRLGRAYNLAAPASGRILSGGVDSAALYPPKRFFGAARNIENGGSLTILATALVETGSKMDEVIFEEFKGTGNMELRLSRQLADKRIFPAVDVNASGTRREENLLSPEEVKIMWKLRRVLSGLETQQSLELLTNKIRETQSNVEFLMQVQKTTLGAKSDNDK, encoded by the coding sequence GTGACCGAAACCACTGAGCTGTCTTCAGCTGTGGAAACATCATCTTCTGCTGCCGCAACGGCAGCACCCGCCAAGAGCAGCGGCCTCGCAGGCCTCAAGCTCGCCCAGCTCCAGGCCCTGGCCAGCCAGCTGGGGATCTCCGGGGGCTCCCGGATGCGTAAGGGCGATCTGGTGACCGCCATTTCCGCCCACCGGGCCGGCACTCCGGTCAGCAAGGCACCCGCCCGTGCCGCCGAAAAGGCGAGCGACAACGGCAGTGTTGCCCACGCTGCGGCTCCGGCCGCCGCACCGGCAACCGCCGCGTCCGAGGCTCCGGCCCAGGAAAACCCGCGGGCCCGGACCCGGGGCCGCAGCCGCCGCGCCGGCAGCGACGGCGTCGTCACCACCCCCGCCGCAGAGGCACCCGCCGCAACTCCGGTGGAGGCGCCGTCCGCCGTTGCGCCGGCGCAGGCACCGGCCGAACAGGGCTCCGAGGGAAGCGACCGCACCCGCCAGCCGCGGACCCGCAACCGCCGCCGCGGCGAGGCCGCCCAGACCGAAGCACCCGCCGTTGCAGCAGGCGAAGCCCCGGCCGAGCAGGCAGCCGTCGAACAGCGCCAGGCTGAACAGCGCACCGAGCAGCGCCAGTCCGAACAGCGCCAGTCCGAGCAGGGCAGCGACGACGGCCAGCGCCGCGAGAACACCCGCGGTCGGGACACCAGCCGCGACAACGCCCCGGGCAACCGCGACAACAACCGCGATAACGGCCGCGACAACGCCCGCGATAGCGACGACAACGACGGCGGCAGCCGCCGCAACCGTCGCAACCGCCGTGACCGGAACGACCGAAATGACCGCTCCGGTGGCCAGGACAACCGCGACAACAGCTCGCGCAACGACCGCTTCCGCGACCGCAACGAACGCCGCCGCGGCCGCTCCCAGGGACCCGACGTCGACGACGTCGAGGTCACCGAGGATGACGTCCTGCTGCCCGTCGCCGGCATCCTGGACGTGCTGGAGAACTACGCGTTCATCCGCACCTCCGGCTACCTGCCGGGCCCGAACGATGTCTACGTGTCCCTCGCCCAGGTCAAGAAGTACAACCTGCGCAAGGGCGACGCCGTCGTCGGCGCCATCCGCGCACCCCGTGAGGGCGAAAGCCAGCAGAGCAACCAGCAGCAGTCGGCACGCCAGAAGTTCAACGCCCTGGTCCGCGTCACCTCGGTCAACGGCAAGACCCCCGAGGAACTCAAGGACCGCGTCGAATTCGCGAAGCTCGTCCCGCTGTACCCCTCCGAGCGCCTGCGCCTCGAGACGGACCCCAAGAAGATCGGCCCCCGCGTCATTGACCTCGTGGCCCCGATCGGCAAGGGCCAGCGCGGCCTGATCGTCTCCCCGCCGAAGGCCGGCAAGACGCTCATCCTGCAGTCCATCGCCAACGCCATCACCACCAACAATCCTGAGGTCCACCTCATGATGGTGCTCGTTGACGAACGCCCCGAAGAAGTCACGGACATGCAGCGCACCGTCAAGGGTGAGGTCATCGCCTCCACCTTCGACCGTCCCGCCGACGACCACACCACCGTGGCCGAACTCTCCATCGAACGTGCCAAGCGCCTCGTGGAAATGGGCATGGACGTTGTGGTGCTGCTGGACTCGATGACCCGTCTGGGCCGCGCCTACAACCTGGCAGCACCGGCCTCCGGCCGCATCCTGTCCGGTGGTGTGGACTCCGCCGCGCTGTACCCGCCGAAGCGCTTCTTCGGTGCAGCCCGCAACATCGAAAACGGTGGCTCGCTGACCATCCTGGCCACCGCGCTCGTCGAGACCGGTTCCAAGATGGACGAGGTCATCTTCGAAGAGTTCAAGGGCACCGGCAACATGGAACTGCGCCTGTCCCGCCAGCTGGCTGACAAGCGCATCTTCCCGGCCGTGGACGTCAACGCGTCCGGTACCCGCCGCGAAGAGAACCTGCTTTCCCCCGAGGAAGTCAAGATCATGTGGAAGCTGCGCCGCGTCCTCTCCGGACTCGAAACGCAGCAGAGCCTTGAGCTGCTGACCAACAAGATCCGGGAGACCCAGAGCAACGTCGAGTTCCTCATGCAGGTGCAGAAGACGACGCTTGGTGCGAAGTCCGATAACGACAAGTAG
- the thrB gene encoding homoserine kinase, which translates to METTLTVPAESPADTPAVPAGQVVTVRVPATSANLGPGYDSLGLALSLHDTLTVETLESGELEFDLSGEGADTLPRDASHLVARALTEALHLLGYRHEGLRITADNVNPHGRGLGSSAAAVVAAATAANALVPAASQRGKDWILQFTSKLEGHPDNVAPAIFGGLAMSWQDSDQYSSTCATVDPAIIPVVAVPDFELSTEAARALLPASVGHHAAAMNSGRAALLIHALTQKPEFLLPGTEDYLHQSYRAQAMRPSAELIAALRSAGHAAVVSGAGPTVLVLAAGEQEAADVVDFIGTFTAANTPEVAWRVMKLAVDTEGAKVEVHRR; encoded by the coding sequence GTGGAAACCACCCTCACCGTTCCCGCCGAATCACCCGCCGACACGCCGGCGGTTCCGGCGGGGCAAGTGGTCACCGTCCGGGTTCCGGCCACCAGCGCCAACCTGGGCCCCGGCTACGACAGCCTGGGGCTTGCGCTTTCCCTGCACGACACGCTGACGGTGGAGACCCTGGAGAGCGGCGAACTGGAATTCGACCTGAGCGGCGAGGGCGCTGACACGCTGCCCCGCGATGCGAGCCACCTGGTGGCCAGGGCCCTTACCGAGGCGCTGCACCTGCTGGGCTACCGCCACGAGGGGCTGCGGATCACGGCGGACAACGTCAATCCCCACGGCCGCGGACTCGGATCCTCCGCCGCCGCCGTGGTGGCCGCCGCCACCGCCGCGAATGCACTGGTCCCTGCGGCGTCGCAGCGCGGGAAGGACTGGATCCTGCAGTTCACGTCAAAGCTGGAGGGGCATCCGGACAACGTGGCTCCGGCCATTTTCGGCGGACTGGCAATGTCCTGGCAGGACAGTGACCAGTACAGCAGCACCTGCGCGACGGTTGACCCTGCGATCATTCCGGTGGTCGCCGTTCCTGACTTCGAACTCTCCACCGAGGCTGCCCGGGCCCTGCTGCCTGCTTCCGTGGGGCACCACGCGGCGGCCATGAACTCGGGACGCGCGGCCCTGCTGATCCATGCGCTGACGCAGAAGCCCGAATTCCTGCTTCCCGGCACCGAGGACTACCTGCACCAGAGCTACCGGGCACAGGCCATGCGGCCCAGCGCCGAGCTGATTGCCGCGCTGCGCAGCGCCGGCCACGCCGCCGTCGTCTCCGGCGCGGGACCCACTGTGCTGGTCCTGGCCGCCGGAGAACAGGAAGCGGCCGACGTCGTCGACTTCATCGGCACGTTCACCGCCGCCAACACGCCGGAGGTTGCCTGGCGTGTGATGAAACTGGCTGTGGACACTGAAGGTGCTAAAGTGGAAGTGCACCGGCGGTAA
- the thrC gene encoding threonine synthase, whose translation MAHQWRGVIREYAERLPVTEATKVITLGEGGTPLVHAQKLSELTGCTVYLKVEGMNPTGSFKDRGMTMAMTAAVDAGAKAVVCASTGNTSASAAAYATSAGLQCAVLVPEGKISMGKLSQAIAHGATLLQVDGNFDDCLDIARKLGESYPVFLVNSVNPARIEGQKTGAFEVVDALGDAPDIHVLPVGNAGNISAYWKGYKEYAAPYESATAGTLAAVATKTPVMWGFQAAGAAPFVAGHPITEPDTIATAIRIGNPASWDTAVAARDESGGVIEAVTDEEILAAHRWLSAREGVFVEPGSAAGVAGLIKKHAAGEVPSGKTIVITVTGHGLKDPQWALRTEDGSDVQPVKVANDVVTVAAELGLEEK comes from the coding sequence GTGGCTCACCAATGGCGCGGGGTCATCCGCGAATACGCTGAACGCCTGCCGGTCACCGAGGCCACCAAGGTCATCACCCTCGGCGAGGGCGGCACCCCGCTCGTGCACGCACAGAAGCTCTCCGAGCTCACCGGCTGCACGGTCTACCTCAAGGTCGAGGGCATGAACCCGACCGGATCCTTCAAGGACCGCGGGATGACCATGGCCATGACGGCCGCCGTCGACGCCGGTGCCAAGGCCGTGGTGTGCGCCTCCACCGGCAACACCTCCGCCTCCGCTGCGGCGTACGCCACCTCGGCCGGGCTGCAGTGCGCCGTGCTGGTACCTGAGGGCAAGATCTCGATGGGCAAGCTCAGCCAGGCGATCGCGCACGGGGCAACCCTCCTCCAGGTGGACGGCAACTTCGACGACTGCCTCGACATCGCCCGCAAGCTGGGGGAGTCCTACCCGGTGTTCCTGGTCAACTCGGTCAACCCGGCCCGGATCGAGGGCCAGAAGACCGGCGCGTTCGAGGTGGTTGACGCCCTCGGCGACGCCCCGGACATCCATGTCCTCCCGGTTGGCAACGCCGGCAACATCAGCGCGTACTGGAAGGGCTACAAGGAGTACGCGGCGCCCTACGAATCCGCCACCGCCGGGACCCTGGCCGCCGTCGCCACGAAGACGCCGGTGATGTGGGGCTTCCAGGCCGCCGGCGCCGCGCCGTTCGTTGCCGGCCACCCGATCACGGAGCCGGACACCATCGCCACCGCCATCCGGATCGGCAACCCCGCGTCCTGGGATACCGCCGTCGCCGCCCGCGATGAATCCGGCGGCGTGATCGAGGCCGTCACCGACGAGGAAATTCTCGCCGCGCACCGCTGGCTCTCCGCCCGCGAAGGTGTGTTCGTGGAACCCGGCTCCGCCGCCGGCGTCGCCGGGCTGATCAAGAAGCACGCGGCCGGCGAGGTCCCTTCCGGCAAGACCATCGTCATCACGGTCACCGGCCACGGCCTGAAGGACCCGCAGTGGGCCCTCCGCACCGAGGACGGCAGTGACGTGCAGCCGGTCAAGGTTGCCAACGACGTCGTCACGGTGGCCGCTGAACTGGGACTGGAAGAAAAATAG
- a CDS encoding homoserine dehydrogenase, which translates to MTELRTLKVALLGCGNVGAQVARILIDDAEMLAARAGARLELAGIAVRNVDAPREVDLPRELFTTDAEALVKDADLVIELIGGIEPARTLILAAMRNGACVVTGNKALVAKDGPILHEEADKAGVQLSYEAAVAGAIPILRPIRDSLSGDRITRVLGIVNGTTNFILDQMDTTGAQFADALAEAQRLGYAEADPTADVEGHDAASKAAILASLSFHTRFALEDVYCEGISSVTAADIAAAKEAGFVIKLLAIAEKLTGPGSAEGVSVRVHPTLLPREHPLAAVHGAFNAVFIEAENAGELMFYGQGAGGKPTASAVMGDLVSAARSLVLDGPGRAETTTGQVPAAPISSAVTSYYIGLDVADQPGVLARIAQLFAEHGVSIEIMRQTIHRSSDTQSESAELRIVTHRASEAALAATVQAVKGLDVINTVTSVLRVEGV; encoded by the coding sequence ATGACGGAATTGCGAACCCTGAAAGTGGCCCTGCTGGGCTGTGGCAACGTTGGGGCCCAGGTTGCGCGGATTCTCATTGACGACGCCGAGATGCTGGCCGCGCGCGCCGGCGCCCGCCTGGAGCTGGCCGGCATCGCCGTGCGCAACGTCGACGCCCCCCGCGAGGTCGACCTTCCCCGCGAGCTGTTCACCACGGACGCCGAGGCTCTGGTCAAGGACGCGGACCTGGTGATCGAATTGATAGGCGGGATCGAACCGGCCCGAACCCTGATCCTGGCCGCCATGCGCAACGGCGCCTGCGTCGTCACCGGCAACAAGGCCCTGGTTGCCAAGGACGGCCCGATCCTCCACGAGGAAGCCGATAAAGCGGGCGTGCAACTGTCCTACGAGGCTGCAGTCGCCGGCGCGATCCCCATCCTGCGGCCCATCCGGGACAGCCTCTCCGGCGACCGGATCACCCGCGTGCTGGGCATCGTCAACGGGACCACCAACTTCATCCTGGACCAGATGGACACCACCGGCGCGCAGTTCGCCGACGCCCTCGCCGAGGCCCAGCGGCTCGGCTACGCGGAGGCCGACCCGACCGCCGACGTCGAAGGCCACGACGCCGCCTCCAAGGCCGCGATCCTCGCCTCGCTGTCCTTCCACACCCGCTTCGCCCTCGAGGACGTCTACTGCGAGGGGATCAGCTCCGTCACGGCGGCGGACATCGCCGCGGCAAAGGAGGCCGGCTTTGTCATCAAGCTGCTGGCGATCGCGGAGAAGCTGACCGGTCCCGGGAGCGCGGAAGGGGTCTCCGTCCGCGTGCACCCGACGCTGCTGCCGCGCGAGCACCCGCTGGCCGCGGTGCACGGCGCGTTCAATGCCGTCTTTATCGAGGCGGAAAACGCCGGCGAGCTGATGTTCTACGGCCAGGGCGCCGGCGGGAAACCGACGGCGTCGGCCGTGATGGGCGACCTCGTCTCAGCCGCCCGCAGCCTCGTCCTGGACGGCCCCGGCCGCGCCGAGACCACAACGGGCCAGGTCCCCGCGGCGCCGATCAGCTCGGCGGTCACGAGCTACTACATCGGCCTCGATGTCGCGGACCAGCCCGGTGTCCTTGCCCGGATCGCGCAGCTCTTCGCCGAGCACGGCGTCTCCATCGAAATCATGCGGCAGACCATCCACCGCAGCTCCGACACCCAGTCGGAGTCGGCGGAGCTGCGGATCGTCACGCACCGTGCGAGCGAAGCCGCACTGGCAGCAACCGTCCAGGCCGTGAAGGGCCTGGACGTCATCAATACCGTCACATCCGTACTGCGGGTAGAAGGGGTCTAA
- the lysA gene encoding diaminopimelate decarboxylase, which produces MTENPNNSSAASPLAPDWLAVPEDLNALHPPMWAAGVERNDGGELAIDGIPVSELQRQFGTPLFVMSETDFRARARAFQDAFNEAFADICGGVDVYYAGKSFLCTAVVRWVEEEGLRLDTASGGELAVAARAGIPGAAVALHGNNKSDGEIHRALDMGLGRIVVDSLAELERVAAIAANRGETAKVMLRLTPGVHAHTHEFIATAHEDQKFGLSMAGDSTEQAGLSAAEEAVAAAAGHDSIELLGLHCHIGSQIFEPDGFALAAEKLLDFLAAMQAKYSIVLPELDLGGGYGIAYTPVDTPRPPAEIAQAMAAVVRAKVAELGITAPRISIEPGRAIVGTSTFTLYEVGTVKTVRVDAPSGKTGGETENPAENVTYPRRYVSVDGGMSDNARPVLYDADYSAILASRASAAAPQLSRVVGKHCESGDIVVRDVYLPEDVAAGDLLAVPGTGAYCWALSSNYNYLARPGVVAVRDGSVRLIVRGETEQDLLNRDMGV; this is translated from the coding sequence ATGACCGAGAACCCCAACAACTCCTCTGCAGCCTCACCGCTCGCCCCGGACTGGCTGGCCGTCCCGGAGGACCTCAACGCCCTGCACCCGCCGATGTGGGCGGCCGGTGTGGAACGCAATGACGGCGGCGAACTCGCCATCGACGGCATCCCGGTCAGCGAACTGCAGCGGCAGTTCGGCACTCCGCTGTTCGTCATGAGCGAGACCGACTTCCGTGCCCGCGCCCGGGCGTTCCAGGATGCCTTCAACGAGGCGTTCGCGGACATCTGCGGGGGAGTGGACGTCTACTACGCCGGCAAGTCGTTCCTGTGCACCGCCGTCGTGCGCTGGGTCGAGGAGGAAGGGCTCCGGCTCGACACGGCCTCCGGCGGGGAGCTGGCCGTCGCCGCCCGCGCCGGCATTCCCGGCGCCGCTGTCGCGCTGCACGGCAACAACAAGTCCGACGGCGAGATCCACCGCGCCCTGGACATGGGGCTGGGCCGGATCGTGGTGGACAGCCTCGCGGAGCTGGAGCGGGTGGCCGCCATTGCGGCGAACCGCGGCGAAACGGCGAAGGTCATGCTGCGGCTGACCCCCGGGGTGCACGCGCACACACACGAATTCATCGCCACCGCGCATGAGGACCAGAAGTTCGGCCTCTCGATGGCCGGCGACTCGACCGAGCAGGCCGGGTTGTCCGCCGCCGAGGAGGCCGTGGCCGCCGCCGCCGGGCACGACAGCATCGAACTGCTGGGCCTGCACTGCCACATCGGCTCCCAGATCTTCGAACCGGACGGCTTCGCCCTCGCCGCCGAGAAGTTGCTCGACTTCCTGGCCGCGATGCAGGCCAAATACTCCATCGTGCTGCCCGAGCTGGACCTGGGCGGCGGCTACGGCATCGCCTACACCCCGGTGGACACCCCGCGCCCGCCGGCGGAGATCGCCCAGGCGATGGCCGCCGTCGTGCGGGCCAAGGTGGCCGAACTGGGCATCACCGCGCCGCGGATCTCGATCGAACCTGGCCGCGCGATCGTGGGCACCAGCACCTTCACGCTCTACGAGGTCGGCACCGTGAAGACCGTGCGGGTGGACGCCCCGAGCGGAAAAACCGGCGGAGAGACGGAAAACCCAGCTGAAAACGTTACGTACCCCCGCCGGTATGTGTCGGTGGACGGTGGCATGAGCGACAACGCCCGCCCGGTGCTGTACGACGCGGATTATTCCGCGATTCTTGCCTCCCGCGCGTCAGCCGCGGCTCCGCAGCTGTCCCGAGTGGTGGGCAAACATTGCGAGAGCGGCGACATAGTTGTTAGAGATGTATATCTGCCCGAGGACGTGGCAGCCGGTGATCTGCTCGCTGTACCGGGGACCGGCGCCTACTGCTGGGCCCTCTCAAGCAACTACAACTATCTGGCCCGGCCGGGCGTTGTCGCGGTACGCGATGGATCAGTCCGGCTCATTGTCCGCGGCGAAACCGAACAAGATCTGCTGAACCGCGACATGGGAGTCTGA